A genome region from Corvus hawaiiensis isolate bCorHaw1 chromosome 4, bCorHaw1.pri.cur, whole genome shotgun sequence includes the following:
- the AMIGO2 gene encoding amphoterin-induced protein 2: protein MSLNWRTLPTQLGVFKVNCKGLACLLVFTVSVCGSAPGMCPAACICASDIVSCTNKNLTRVPGNLYKCMKRLDLSYNRIGILEPEWVPVLSEKLNTLIVNHNSISSISTGSFSTTPNLKYLDLSSNSLKTLGSPVFQELKALEVLLLYNNQITQIDSLAFGGLYKLQKLYLSYNLVSHFPLDLYVGKHKLTDLVLLDISFNHIQTMPIQRLSSVPAKQLSGIYLHGNPFYCDCVLYSMLIFWYQRHFSSVVDFKNEYSCLLQSDPRGQNKLPLLHDNVMNCSESTVNSSFQAFGFIHDAQVGDRLIVHCDSRISDTGTQFVWVSPDNTLLEPDRETDNFKVFPNGSLEITEAQLENSGLYSCIAINKKRLLNETIEVRINVSNFTVNRSHAHEAFNTAFTTLAACVASIILVLLYLYLTPCPCQCKAKKKKRKLNQSSAHSSILNSALPQELPADEKKASTGKRVVFLEPVHEPKQSQNGKVKLFPNDSVITESILKTTRTKSDSDSVNSVFSDTPFMPPA from the coding sequence ATGTCTTTAAACTGGCGGACGCTTCCTACTCAACTCGGAGTTTTTAAAGTGAACTGCAAAGGACTCGCATGCCTCTTGGTCTTCACCGTGAGTGTTTGTGGCAGTGCCCCGGGGATGTGTCCAGCAGCCTGCATCTGTGCCAGTGATATCGTAAGCTGCACAAATAAGAACCTCACTCGAGTGCCAGGAAATCTTTATAAGTGTATGAAAAGGCTGGATCTGAGTTATAACAGAATTGGGATTTTGGAGCCTGAATGGGTCCCAGTGCTGTCTGAGAAACTGAACACTTTAATAGTCAATCATAATAGCATTAGCAGCATTAGCACTGGAAGCTTTTCCACAACTCCGAATCTGAAGTATCTAGACTTGTCATCTAACAGCCTGAAAACACTGGGCAGCCCTGTGTTTCAGGAGCTAAAGGCGCTGGAGGTTCTCCTGCTGTACAACAATCAAATAACACAGATTGACTCTTTAGCCTTTGGAGGATTGTACAAATTACAGAAACTGTACCTAAGCTACAACTTGGTCTCGCATTTCCCACTGGACTTATACGTTGGAAAACATAAACTGACAGACCTTGTGCTGCTGGACATTTCCTTTAATCACATCCAGACGATGCCTATTCAGCGCCTGAGTTCAGTGCCAGCCAAACAACTTAGTGGAATTTATCTTCATGGCAACCCATTCTATTGTGACTGTGTCCTGTACTCCATGCTAATCTTCTGGTATCAAAGGCACTTCAGCTCTGTGGTGGACTTCAAAAATGAGTACAGCTGCTTGTTGCAGTCAGACCCAAGAGGTCAAAATAAACTGCCTTTACTGCACGACAATGTTATGAATTGCTCTGAAAGTACTGTCAACAGCTCTTTCCAAGCCTTTGGGTTTATTCATGATGCCCAGGTTGGAGACAGGCTGATTGTACACTGTGACAGCAGAATCAGTGATACGGGCACACAGTTCGTGTGGGTTAGTCCAGACAATACATTGCTGGAGCCAGACAGGGAGACGGATAACTTCAAAGTGTTTCCTAATGGCAGCCTGGAGATAACAGAAGCCCAGCTAGAGAACTCAGGCCTGTATTCCTGCATTGCGATAAATAAGAAAAGACTATTAAATGAAACCATAGAAGTCAGAATAAATGTCAGCAATTTCACAGTGAACAGGTCCCACGCTCATGAAGCATTTAATACAGCTTTTACCACCCTTGCTGCCTGTGTGGCCAGTATTATTTTAGTACTGCTGTATCTCTATCTGACCCCCTGTCCATGTCAATGTAAggcaaaaaagaagaagaggaagctgAACCAAAGCAGTGCCCACTCATCCATACTGAATTCTGCACTGCCGCAAGAGCTGCCAGCCGACGAGAAGAAGGCTAGCACTGGTAAACGGGTGGTTTTCCTGGAACCCGTGCACGAACCAAAACAGAGTCAGAATGGGAAAGTAAAACTGTTTCCTAATGACAGTGTCATTACAGAGAGTATCTTAAAAACTACTCGAACAAAATCT